The sequence GttgtatttaaatttatatatgtaaataatatatgtgTGGATGTAAGGTTGTATTCATTTCTGTACATGTATTTTGCAAGTTGTAATAATGTGGTAGTGGGAGGAAAGTGACTTTGTACAGTCTTAACGGTGTCATTGATGTGCAACTAGCATCCAACTAAAGAAAAAACCTTTATTGAATTGATTATAGTTACTATTAATTGTTAAGGGAGGGTTTTGCACTCATATACGGAGTATGTATTTCCACTAGAATATACAAATCATATTATAAACAGGTAATAGATAAAGTAAACTTTTCCAGTCTAGCATAGTATTTATACTCAACTATATGCAAAATCGAGTTATCTAGTGATCGTTATTAACCATTTTCTCTGGTCACATCAAGATATAGTGCTAATGAGGTTTGATTCTAGACCCTGTTGTAAGAATATGAAGACCGTTAACCACGTAgacttgcctgagtggccaccgagttgctcAATGAAGCACATCATCCTGTTCAATTCATggctatgtcaaattgttcaaaaatggagcgtgactagagggtgcacattatgcgcaattcacccggtaccaggtctcgcactcggggggcttgattacccgaggttttatctTCTATGGGGAGCCAATATGCTCGTTCATAGGCGGGTTTCCTCGCTTTCCCAAAAAAGAATATGAAGACCCAACTACTACTATCTTGGGATAATTTAGAATATGGGTATACTTATTACCGAAACCAAGTTGCAAGTTTGAGGTCGGCCTTCGGCCGAGTAGTAGGAAGGAGTTTGTAAGATATTGATTATGATTCTCAGAATGTATAAATACTTCCTTTAGTGGGCCGTTGAGTTAGTTTAGAGCTTAGAAACACGTAGTGGTAGTGATCTGCCTTCCTATATGGGAGGTAAGAGGTTCGACTCTCACTCGATATAAAATTTCCATTATTGTTACCCGCTTATTTTATTGAGCTCGGAAATTACGGACGTCTTGCGTTCGGGCATCACTCGAAGGGGTTTTACAACACTCGATGCCCGTATATATTCGTCTTGGGGTTTTCCTCCTGAAGGGCGGTAGGGATGTAATGATTCGTACCAAAGAAATGATCAGGTGGGTGCCGACATCGAGTTCGACAACGTCAGTGACTCCTAACCGAGTAaccgctgttaaaaaaaaaaaaaaaaaaaacttagctAACATTACTTCTGTTTTTAGGGCATAACGCGTGAAACAGTCAACAAAGAGTTATGGAGTTTTTTTTCCCCTCCTGCAATGAAGTGTTAAATATTGACCATGTAACACGAACTGTGCTCAATGTGTCCTATGATGATGGAATGTTTCACTTTTAGCATTTTTGCATATTATACGGCAACAATATTTTAGGTCTAATACATTGGCTTGTGGGCTTATGAGCTTATGGGCTTAATTACATTAATATATAGCACACCACTTTATTCATATATATTTGGGAAATTCGCCCGAATACACTTTTTTAAAGTTTtatttcaaaatacactttttgtaaaaaaaaattgtctttttacaccattgggTAGACCAAAGTGTTGGTCGACCACCATATACCTTGGTCGACTACCTCACCAAGATTCATTGAGTTTCCGAGTCGAATGCTGTGTAAACATGGTCGACCTCTCATTTTTTCATGGTCGACTACTCCAACAAAAAACAATGCCGGCGACCCAATATATGGTCGACTACCAATTAAAAGAAAAGGTTAAGGTTGCTTGAATACTGCCAACAAGTAATATATGCTTGAATACTgcccaataataatattaataaactaaATTCTTGAATCTTGCGAAAAGAAAGAAAAGGTTGTTttccttttaaccttgttgatataTTACTGCAATATTCCGTATTGGTTTTGTTTTTCTCAGTCAATAAAAAACGACAGCCGGAACATCCAcgttctttattattattttttcttttggTATCCGTACTTGAAGCCACCAAGGTCAGCATTAATTGGTAATCGACCACGTTTTAAACGTATCTTCttaattccaacaacaacaacaacaaaacccaataccacataagtggtgtatgggggaggtgagatgtagacaatcattcccctatccgagaataaagacaagtcatttctccacccagagtgaaaacactctcaaacgtATCTtcttaattgaacttttaattggTAGTCGACCATGTATTGGGTCGCCCGCGTTGTTTCTTGTTGGGGTAGTCGACCATGAAAAAATGAGAggtagtcgaccatgtttacaCGGTAGTAGACCGGGAACTCAATGaagcttggtcgaccaccttgaaaaatgaggtggtcgaccaaggtatatggtggtcgaccaacactttggtctacccaatggtgtaaaaagacaattttttttaaaaaaaaaagtgtattttggaggaaaactaaaaaaaaaaaaagtgtattttgggcAATTATCCTATATATTTTGTCTCATAAACTTACAGTTATGCCTTTAGGGGGTTGAATTTATATTATTAGATATGTATAATTAAGGATAAAATAGATAATTAAGTGTACATAGATCAAAAAGTGATGTGTGAGAATCATTTCTCATTCAAAATACCCTTTCTTAAAAATACCAATATGCCTCTTCAGTGTTTTTTTTAAGGAGAAAAAAATACCCTTAATTCGCAAAATGAAAATCGCAAACCAATTTGTGATTTTCATATTTCAAGAGAAATCTATTTTAGAAAGAAGCATATTATTCAACAGATCAAGGGGAATCTCTTTTCCTTTGACGTAAGCGGCCTAAATAATGTCAATTGTGAATACTTGAAGAATTATTGTGGCACTAATACTTCTCATATTCATTACATGTTTCTTCACAACCACAGTGAGCCACATTagtgacacctaaacattttctTTATATCACTAACTCATCACTTTACACTAGTATTCATGACATTCTCATTTATTATAAAATTGAaccacataaattaattaattaattaattaattaattaattaattaatacaatATATACCATTCATAATGCATAATGTACAACAAATAAAAGTTATATACTCGTTGATCAAACATGCTATTCAACGACATATTGAACCAAGGTCCTTCAAGGAAGCTCTAATGACATGTTGCTAGTATTGGCGTCGTTGCAATGGAGCTCCAAAGAAGCTCAACCAGACAACCACGGAGCCTGATACTAGTAGTCTAATAAGAGTACAAAATTACAGTAGTTAGCATTTTACTTTATGCTTTACTCTTCCTTtcattagttgtttctgattacctGTTCGGTTTGTACAAGGCAATGTTCAATAATTGCCAAAAAAAATTTGTTTTAATTAAGTAAAGCATAGCATCTTATATTATCTTTTGGGGAGATTGAAAACTTGGTGTGTCTCGTGATCCTtcgtttattttatttttatgtttgTTGTTTTCTTTTTAGTTCGCTTGGTTTGGATCATGCACTATTGTGTTAGATCGGTTTAAaattgtttgtttgaagtttttttTGTCGGGTTGTTAGCGGAGGCTCATTTATAGATAGTTTTTGTTTTAGATGCTTTCTAGGCGCGAGCTTCTGTGTCCCCCGTTTATTTTGTATTCTCTGTTGAgggcgtttttttttttaaaaacgacctcgtttctatatgagttttcGTTTTTCGCAGAAAAAAAAGAATCTTTTGGGGTAAGGTTTCTGTGCGAAAAAAAAGTTACTTGGGTGAATAGAGATTTACTAGAAATTCCGTACTTGTCATTTTTTTTTTAGCGAAAAAACGAAGAACTTGAATTAACAAATGAGTACTTCAACAAAAATTGAAGACCCATAAAACATACAACAAAAGATAACCTAGCCAAAACCTAACACAAAACAAACGAAGCTCGCACAAACAAACAAAAACAAGAAAAGAGGGTGATCAATCGAACGAAAAACGTCCGATTAACAACCGTCTATATCTTTATCACAAAATCGAACTAAACAAGAACCAAATCAAGCATCCTTAATGAATTCTCCAAACTTCTCCTTCTCGGCCCCTTCTACCTTGTACCTGACACTTTCTTCTAGATTTCTTCACTTTAATTCCGTACTTGTCATGGATGAAACAAGTGGAGTTGATTTAATTGGATTGATCCAAACAAAAATTGTACCGTCTTATATAACTAAGCATGTAAATACTTAGTTATTCAAGGTGAAGTAACTTGCAAGGTTTATGCATTAAAACTCCACTTTGCAAACTTCTAACCCATTTCACACTTTCAACTCATTCATTCCGAGTCTAATCACAATTAGCCACTGTATTTAAAACTTAACTAATTTGAAGGCTTGGATAAAACATTTCAAAAATCGACTCGTTCACAAGTAAATTTGACCAATTTGTTACCTCCATGTGCCACGCTCTTCGCCTGACCTGATAAAATTAGAAATGCAGAAAACGTTAAGATTATAAAGATTGAAAGCATGAAGTCatgtaagatataaaaaaaaatagtaaGTTAAAGTGACATAGGTGAATCACATTACATGATCATGGAGATCACAATAAGTACAAAATGCACAACTCATGTCTAACAAATGCTAACCTAAACTCAACCAATTTATAATTACACAACAATTGCATGTAGACACCCTACGTCATAACCATGCTTTAATACCATTTACAAACTCATATAACTTCCTTTGTTCTAATCTTTTCTTCTCCCTCGAACATTCTTCTCCCTCGAACAGATAAACGTTTACGCTTTATTTACTTATTATGGAGGAGAAAAAACGAACAGAATACGAAGACAATCGGCTACAACAGCATTTAATTCTTTTGATTGCTATTGCAATAGGGTTACTAATCATGGATCCATTTGAAATGAGCCCAGTTGGTGGACATGATTTTAGACCCGTAAGACATGATATTGCACCGTATGACAAAGTGATGGAGAGTTGGCCAGGTGATAATCTTAGCCGGTTAGGAGATGGAAACTTGGAGTTTGTTGATCAGGTCTATGGACCTGAGTCATTGGAGTTTGACCCGTTAGGAAATGGGCCGTATAGTGGCTTAGCTGATGGTAGGATTGTAAAATGGTCAGGTGAAGATCGAGGATGGGTGACATTCGCTCTTGTTTCGCaaaaatggtaatttttgttaCTCGTGGATAACTCTACATCCTTGGGTGGTTTACTCTGTTTAATCAGTTTTTGAGGACAGCATGTAAATGTATGAACTCTGTTAAAACTCTTAATGAGCCGAACTGGAAAAAAACAATGTAACTCAAACGAGGATTTTGCTAACAACGGCCCTTAGGGGTTTTATTAACGCGCTTTAAACAATTGTACATAGCGGTTACCTATTAATTTATTGGTGGCAGTTACATGAATGTACAACTGTTTAAAGTGTGTTAATGATGTTTAAAGTGTGTTAATGATATCTTTAAGAGTTGTAGTTAGCAATcccccaaaaaaaaatatatatataacgcaaTTTTAAAGAAGTTAAAGTGGCAGTTTTGTCAATTTACATATGCTTAAATATTAGTACTTTTTCTACAAAACATTAAAATATTAACATAGTAACTATAAATCTTTTTAAGTATCAAAACATTCTTAATGACAGGTCGGAAAAGTTATGTGCGACAGGAAAAGACTCGACAACATACAAGCAATGGAAAATGGAGGAGACGTGTGGGCGACCGCTTGGACTAAGATTCGACAAAAGTAGTGGAAATTTGTACATAGCTGATGCGTATTACGGACTTATGGTGGTTGGACCTGATGGTGGATTAGCCAGACCATTAGCCACTGAAATCGATGGGAAGCCAATTCTGTTTGCAAATGACCTTGACATTCATAGCAATGGCTCAATCTTCTTCACAGACACCAGCAGAAAGTACAATAGAGTGTGAGTTCTGTAAACTTTTTAGAGATAATCACATGATTTTTTTGCATATACTATGTTTGGCACCGCTTTTTGAAGCTTTTAGCTTTTATGAACAAACTCATATCTAATAAAAAGTTTTGTATAGTTAAACGAGCTTAAAGCTTTTAGAGAGTGGGAAAAAGCTAAAAGCTACTTGAACTAGCGTTTGAGAAAAAAACTCCTAGCTTTttgtaattttactttttattttaacaGTTCCAGCTACtttgttaaaaataaaaaataaacaacaataataaaaattaacAGCTATCAGCTATCAGCTATCAGCTATCAGCTAACAACTCAGCTACCAACTAGTTTTGACAAACCTATCCACAATCCTAAAATCTCGGAGGTTGTTGCGCGCTCGGTTCTTCTTCTACCTAAAATAACTAATTATGATGGTGCAATGTGGGCAAATCACATGGATCACCCATGTAATTAACTCTATGATATTTAGAAGTTTAAGAGTGTTCTCATTTAAGGCTCTATATAAGTCTTATCAGTATATAAAACAATGCTTTGTATTAATATGATGTTAATTAATTTGGTGTGATTTTAGGAACCACTTCTTTATAATGTTGGAAGGAGAGGCAACTGGGAGGCTTCTTAGATATGACCCTCCTACAAAGTCAACCCATGTTGTATTAGATGGTTTAGCCTTCCCAAATGGAGTTCAATTATCTAAGGATCAATCATTTCTTTTATTCACCGAGACTACAAACTGCAGGTAAATCGTCTAACTAGTAGGGGCAGAGCCACTATAGGTCAGCCTGGGTTATCGCCCATAACCATCAATGTTATTTGATATATTTATATGTGACCCTAGTGTATTAAAATCTCAAGTTTTTGCTAACTAGCAAATCTATACAATTTTTTTGACTACGTCGAAAAAATATTTCTGGATCCACCACTGCTAACTAGTTTGGTTAAAATATGTAAGTTTATTTATCACATATGCATTGACGCGTTTCTTGGCCTTTTCAGACTTATGAAATTGTGGATAGAGGGCGACAAGAAGGGTAAAGTCGAGCTAGTGGCAAACTTACCAGGGTTTCCAGATAATATAAGGATAAACGAAAAGGGTCAATTTTGGGTAGCTATTGATTGTTGTAGGACAAAAGCTCAAGAAACCTTGACAAACAACCCTTGGATGAGAAGTGTGTATTTTCGGTTACCATTTCGAATGAGATACTTGGCTCGGTTTATGGGGATGAAAATGTACTCGGTTATATCCCTTTTCGATGAACAAGGAAAAATTTTGGATGTACTTGAAGACAAACAAGGTGTTGTGATGAAACTAGTAAGTGAAGTTAGGGAAGCTAAAGGGATGTTGTGGATTGGCACTGTAGCTCATAATCACATTGCAACTCTGCCATACCCTTGATGAGAGTTAGTTAGTTGTCGATTGTAATAAGTCATTTAGATGCTTTTGTTGTTTTGTATTTCTTTAAATGTATGCGATGTTAATGTTTGATCACATTTGAGATTTaacggattttttttttttttttttttttgttgttgttgttgttgaaatttatctatttattaaaaAAACTTTGATAATGGTGAATTACGAGCTAACGAACACAAAAAACAATTTGAGAGAAAACATTTTCATTCTTATTCAATTTCAATTGAAATGATACACCGTAGAGGAAACGTTTTTaacataactagttgtggagccctcgcttcgcgccgggggctccgttttgaatgcgagttaaaaaaaaagtcttgatctattttgtaaaaaaaaaaaaatttcgacataacattgaagggttgttccttttgtgaaagttgccgcttttagcgttcgggttttatttataaaaaaaaaaagttagtaaagtgggggttcgatttgtattttaataaaagttagtgggttaagtttgtgaaatttgaaaaaactttacgtataaagtgggggttcgatttgtattttaataaaagttatggagttaagtttgtgaaaattgaatattagtaaaaaaaaaagttagtaaagtggggttcgattttattttaataaaagttaggggttaaacttgtgaagttttgaaaaaaatatacgtataaagtggggggttcgatttgtatgtgAATAAAAGTTAAGGGGCTAAGTTTGGAAAAAGTGGAAAAATAAATAGTACTATTAAAAGGTATAGGTATATAATTACGGTTACAACGGAATCTTAACGACTAACAAACTTAATTAGAGGAATTTACAACTTAGTCCCTACAGACCAAATAAATACATTAAGAACCCTTCAACGTTTTCTGGtttcattgtaacgatattttcaTTTTTGACCCCTAGGCTTTCATTCCCTTCATATTTATTAAAAAGACAACTCACACATTCCAATATGATTTTCTTTCTACGAATATATACATAATGTGAACCCCTCTACTTGTACCTACAACAATGCAGTCGTAAGTCACATCAGTATCGTTAATCCATTACCTTGTGGATGCCTAGATTTATCTATACAGACGTTATTAACATGTAATGATCGAAATCAGAAGATGTGGATTTTCAACTTCGGCATTAGAGCCTTGAAGACAAAACAAAGTTTATTGTAAAATCTCAGTAAATCAGTAATAACAACTTCAAGAAGTGACCTAGTGGTTAAGTATTTAGAAATTTTCAAAGAATATAGAATATATAAAAAATCATCTCCCCTTCTGATAAACATTGATAGAGAAAGTTCAATATATAATGAATACTTTATTTACTCTCTTCGTTACAATTTTCACTATTTTTAGCTCTCGTATAACTAATATTCAAATTCAAATTTAAACGTAAGTGTCTACTTTCACTGTGTCACATATAAGAAATggtttattagaatttaaaattcttTTCACTTTTGTAAACCAATTTTAATTTGTGTATATTATGGTCAGGGCCGGCTAAGGCTATGGGCGAAGCGGGCGACGGCCCGGGGCATCACGCGGTTAGGGGCATCATTTCGAAAAAATGATTAATACACATAGTTTAAATCTCATAAAGATATATGTTTGCGTAACTGTTGGGGGCATTTTATAATCATTTCGCCCGGGGCATGCAAAatttttgaccaaagtttgaccggCCCTGATTATGGTAAATTTTGATCAAATTTAATTTTCATTGTAGTTAATGGATAATCAATGGGATAATTTAAATTGAAAAATGACTAACAAATTAGGACAAATAAATCCACTTATCATATTTTGAATTTAACTAATAACGCTCTCTCTAAGCTCACGGCGGCATTTCATTTTTTTTGTCAATCTGAGATGATTTTCGGTCCAATATAGGGCGGGGATCATGGGAGGGAACACTAGATATAAAAAAGGATAAGGATGGTTGGCTATTTTAATGTTCGAAACAATATTAATGACTGACGTCATATCCCGAATCCGTTTAGCAAACCTAAGAATACGACTTCGTTTTTTGTGACTAATCTTCTAGGGTAAATAAAGAAGATCTTCGACTTTTATGCGAACCATATGGTGATGTGGTGAGTTCGTATGTTGCCTTCAAGTGATCGAAAACTAGGCAAAGATTTGGGTTTGTAAGGTATGCGAACGTCAATAATCCTGAGAATTTTGCTCGATTGTTATCTTTCATTTGGGTGTACAATGTTCGTTTGTATGCAAGGGAAGTCAGAGTCAGAAGAGCAATACAGTACCGTCTAATTTTAATGGTCAGTTTCCTGATTGAATCCTTATTTGGATAAACAAAAGGATAAGGTGCATATTTCACCGGTTGCATCGGTTGCTCAATCTTGAATGAACTAAATTGTATTAATCGTATGTAAATATTAAATTGGTACATTGCTTACATCTTATGCATCTATTTATACAATACATTTGACTCTTAGTATGGTAAGGAGCTTCTAcataattatggaaataatacaaatTGATCTGCAAGCTGTTTGATGAGATGGAAATGATGAAGGTTACCTTATAATCCAATGTATTTCAGAACCTTCTCCACATGTATATTTCTTGACTATTATCTTAACAGTGTCTCTCAAGTTGAACGGTGGGATTTCCAATGTATAACTTGGCGAGAACTTCTTTAAAGAGTCCCCCGTTCACTGATTTAGTGAGGATGTCTACTAACTGGTCTTCCGATCTTACAAATGGTAGTGAGATGATCTCTGTGTCAAGTTTCTCTTTGATGAAGTGTCTATCTATTTCCACATGTTTTGTCCAGTCATCTTGAAcagggttttctaaaatattaaatTCATGCTTCATTGTCACATATTATTCTGCTGGTTTCTTCTGGTGGAAATCTGACTTGTGTTAGTAGTTTGTGTATCCACAACGCTTCTTGAACCCCTTTAGCTATCCCTCTGAATTTCTCTTCAGCGCTTGTAAGAGCAACTACTTTTTGTTTTTTGCTTCTCCAAGTAACTAGATTTCCTCCAACCAGGGTAAAGAATCTGGACGTAGATCTTCTGCTTCCTTCTTCCCCACCTTCATCATGCATTCTTAAGGATTTGGAATTTCAAATATCCATTTGGTTTGAATAGAATTCCGTGTCATGTTGTTCCTTTCAAGTATCTGATGATTCCCGTACTGCTTCTATGTGGTGAAGTTGATGTTAGTGCATGAATTGACTTACTACTCATACTGCAAGGTATATGAACTTACCTACGATCTTTTGATATTATTCTCGATCGACTGGTTCATCTTTTTCCTCGATGTACAATCTTTGATTCGGAATCATTGGAGTTTCAGCCGGTTTGCAATCGAGCATTCCTATTTCAGCAAGCATGTCAAGAATATACTTTTTCGACACAATGAGAGTTTAACTAACACTTTGCAAGTGTTTAATGATTTTTTCATGATTTCGGGTTTAGGAATAAACATCTCTAAGTCGCAAATTTTTGGTATCGGGGTTCAAGATAACGAGCTTGACGATTTTGCTGTGGTTTCCTGATATGCCCGTGATGAGCTTCCTTTTACGTATTTGGGTTTTTCTATTGGTGTGAGTATGAATCGTATTGGTCATTAGAAAGTTTTGCCTGAGAGATTTAAGAAGCGTTTAGTGAGTTAGATGGCAAACATGTTGTCTATAT comes from Rutidosis leptorrhynchoides isolate AG116_Rl617_1_P2 chromosome 4, CSIRO_AGI_Rlap_v1, whole genome shotgun sequence and encodes:
- the LOC139845261 gene encoding protein STRICTOSIDINE SYNTHASE-LIKE 13, yielding MEEKKRTEYEDNRLQQHLILLIAIAIGLLIMDPFEMSPVGGHDFRPVRHDIAPYDKVMESWPGDNLSRLGDGNLEFVDQVYGPESLEFDPLGNGPYSGLADGRIVKWSGEDRGWVTFALVSQKWSEKLCATGKDSTTYKQWKMEETCGRPLGLRFDKSSGNLYIADAYYGLMVVGPDGGLARPLATEIDGKPILFANDLDIHSNGSIFFTDTSRKYNRVNHFFIMLEGEATGRLLRYDPPTKSTHVVLDGLAFPNGVQLSKDQSFLLFTETTNCRLMKLWIEGDKKGKVELVANLPGFPDNIRINEKGQFWVAIDCCRTKAQETLTNNPWMRSVYFRLPFRMRYLARFMGMKMYSVISLFDEQGKILDVLEDKQGVVMKLVSEVREAKGMLWIGTVAHNHIATLPYP